The Phycisphaerales bacterium AB-hyl4 genome contains a region encoding:
- the polX gene encoding DNA polymerase/3'-5' exonuclease PolX — MPGNNTTLAAIFQQMADVTELLGGNRFRVNAFQRAARSLQELGEDVAGIDPGRLSKLDGIGSGTADRIREYLDHGRIDEHEKLIKEVPAGVIKLLDIPGLGPKSVATLWQQGGVTDTATLKKKLDTGELEKLPRMGKKTLENIKKNLAFAETAHQRIRIGEAMPLANWFVHQLRGLEPVEAVHYAGSLRRGRETVGDLDLLAIADPKQGETISNAFVKLEVVEEVILKGATKTSVRARTGAGRHIQVDLRVIEPEAAGAALLYFTGSKDHNVRLRERAIARKLKLSEYGLYKEDSETRVAGKTEEAVYKALDLAYIPPELREARDEIARAEKDTLPELVELQEIQAELHAHTTASDGHWSIRELAAAAADRGFHTVAITDHSKGQVQANGLNAERLEKHIEDVRAVAKEMKGKINVLAGSEVDILIDGKLDYPDSLLRELDIVVASPHASLAQEPAKATKRLLKAIENRYVTILGHATGRIVNRRAGLHPDMKKLVEAAAQRGIAMEINANHYRLDLRDTHARLALEHGVKLSINTDAHGPADLDQLIYGVLTARRAGAKREDVINTFAKPQLMKWINATRP; from the coding sequence ATGCCCGGCAACAACACCACCCTCGCCGCGATCTTTCAGCAGATGGCCGACGTGACCGAGTTGCTCGGCGGCAATCGCTTCCGTGTCAACGCCTTCCAACGCGCCGCCCGCTCGTTGCAGGAGCTTGGCGAGGACGTGGCGGGCATCGATCCGGGCAGGCTCAGCAAGCTCGACGGCATCGGCTCGGGCACGGCCGACCGCATCCGCGAATACCTGGACCACGGCAGGATCGACGAACACGAAAAGCTCATCAAGGAAGTCCCCGCGGGTGTGATCAAGCTGCTCGATATCCCCGGCCTCGGCCCGAAGTCGGTCGCCACACTCTGGCAGCAGGGCGGCGTCACTGATACCGCCACCCTAAAGAAGAAGCTCGACACGGGCGAACTTGAAAAGCTGCCCCGCATGGGCAAGAAGACGCTGGAGAACATCAAGAAGAACCTTGCCTTCGCGGAGACGGCCCACCAGCGCATCCGCATCGGCGAGGCGATGCCGCTGGCCAATTGGTTCGTGCATCAGCTGCGCGGCCTGGAGCCGGTCGAGGCGGTGCACTACGCCGGCTCGCTGCGACGCGGCAGGGAAACGGTGGGCGACCTGGACCTGCTTGCCATTGCCGACCCGAAGCAGGGCGAGACGATCAGTAACGCGTTCGTGAAGCTCGAAGTCGTTGAAGAGGTGATTCTCAAGGGGGCAACCAAGACCAGCGTCCGCGCCCGCACCGGGGCGGGGCGGCATATTCAGGTGGATTTGCGCGTGATCGAGCCGGAGGCGGCCGGGGCGGCGCTGCTTTACTTCACCGGCTCGAAGGATCACAACGTCCGCCTGCGCGAGCGTGCGATCGCGCGCAAGCTCAAGCTCAGCGAGTATGGCTTATACAAGGAAGACAGCGAGACGCGCGTCGCAGGCAAGACCGAGGAAGCGGTCTACAAGGCGCTTGATCTGGCGTACATTCCGCCGGAGTTGCGCGAGGCTCGCGACGAGATTGCTCGTGCTGAAAAGGACACGCTGCCCGAGCTTGTCGAACTGCAAGAGATTCAAGCGGAGCTGCATGCTCATACGACCGCCAGCGATGGGCATTGGAGCATCCGCGAGTTGGCCGCCGCCGCTGCGGACCGCGGGTTTCACACGGTCGCCATCACGGATCACTCGAAGGGTCAGGTGCAAGCCAACGGCCTCAACGCCGAGCGGCTGGAGAAGCACATCGAAGACGTCCGGGCCGTGGCGAAGGAGATGAAAGGGAAGATCAACGTGCTCGCCGGCTCGGAGGTGGACATCCTCATCGACGGCAAGCTCGATTACCCCGACAGCCTGCTGCGCGAGCTGGACATTGTCGTCGCGTCGCCACACGCTTCGCTCGCGCAAGAGCCGGCCAAAGCCACGAAGCGGCTGCTCAAAGCGATTGAAAACCGCTATGTGACCATCCTCGGCCACGCGACCGGCCGCATCGTCAACCGCCGGGCGGGGCTGCACCCCGACATGAAAAAGCTCGTCGAAGCTGCTGCGCAGCGCGGTATTGCGATGGAGATCAACGCCAACCACTATCGCCTCGACCTGCGCGACACGCACGCCCGGCTTGCACTCGAACATGGCGTGAAGCTTTCGATCAACACCGACGCCCACGGCCCGGCGGACCTTGATCAATTGATCTACGGCGTGCTCACCGCTCGCCGCGCGGGGGCGAAACGTGAAGACGTCATCAACACGTTCGCGAAGCCGCAGCTCATGAAGTGGATCAACGCGACGCGCCCGTGA
- a CDS encoding glycosyltransferase, whose protein sequence is MGRSFDIVVLGSAPWATDAPLNCHHITRRLAVQHRVLYIEPTAMRTPNPLHPSDLAKMTRRLRSWAQRGTRPARNSHQPVEPQIWTIAPMMWPAPRLASLKQWNRRQLINATERAMKAIGMRQALLWSFLPAGIDLVGHASALGTIYHCVDDYAGNPGVNAAALREVERRMIKSADVCLATSAPLAQRVKRDGAKAVHCVPNVSEVERFESSDAPVPPELAELPRPRVGYVGNIAGYKVDIKLLATLARDRPDVSLVLIGGVGGGDPTTNVRPLRRLPNVHLLGARSHDELPAYVHGLDVCLIPFRRSSVTDCSLPLKTFEYLAAGKPVVSTPIAALTSEPLDDVLTYADSAADFAEAIDRLLRDNTPELISRRQAIARDYSWDRRFPQLHDIARQLVASRTAAAPVA, encoded by the coding sequence GTGGGCAGGTCGTTTGATATCGTCGTGCTGGGCTCCGCGCCGTGGGCGACCGACGCGCCGCTGAACTGCCATCACATCACCCGTCGGCTGGCTGTGCAACATCGCGTGCTCTATATCGAGCCCACCGCGATGCGGACGCCCAACCCGCTGCACCCGTCCGACCTGGCGAAAATGACCCGCCGACTGCGCAGCTGGGCCCAGCGAGGCACACGCCCCGCGCGAAATAGCCACCAGCCGGTCGAGCCGCAAATCTGGACGATCGCGCCGATGATGTGGCCCGCCCCGCGACTGGCGAGCCTCAAGCAGTGGAACCGCAGACAATTGATCAACGCCACCGAGCGGGCGATGAAAGCCATCGGCATGCGGCAGGCGTTGCTGTGGTCGTTCCTCCCCGCGGGGATCGACCTGGTGGGGCATGCGAGTGCGCTGGGAACGATCTACCACTGCGTCGACGACTACGCGGGCAACCCGGGCGTCAACGCTGCGGCGCTGCGCGAAGTCGAACGGCGGATGATCAAGTCGGCCGACGTCTGCCTGGCAACGTCCGCTCCATTAGCACAACGCGTCAAACGTGACGGCGCGAAAGCGGTGCACTGCGTGCCCAACGTCAGCGAGGTTGAGCGATTTGAAAGTAGCGATGCGCCCGTGCCGCCGGAGCTGGCCGAACTGCCTCGGCCGCGCGTGGGGTACGTGGGCAACATCGCCGGCTATAAGGTGGACATCAAGCTGCTGGCGACGCTGGCACGCGATCGGCCGGACGTGTCGCTGGTGCTCATCGGCGGCGTGGGCGGCGGCGACCCGACGACCAACGTCCGGCCGCTGCGTCGGCTGCCCAACGTGCACCTGCTCGGCGCTCGATCGCATGACGAACTGCCCGCGTACGTACATGGGCTGGACGTGTGTCTGATTCCGTTTCGGCGGAGCAGCGTGACGGACTGCTCGTTGCCGTTGAAGACGTTTGAGTATCTCGCTGCGGGCAAGCCGGTGGTGAGCACGCCCATCGCGGCGTTGACCAGCGAGCCGCTGGATGACGTGCTGACGTATGCCGACTCGGCAGCGGACTTCGCCGAGGCGATCGACCGCCTGTTGCGTGACAACACGCCCGAACTCATCAGTCGTCGGCAAGCGATCGCGCGGGACTATTCATGGGACCGCCGCTTTCCGCAATTGCACGACATTGCCCGGCAGCTCGTCGCGAGTCGCACCGCCGCTGCGCCGGTCGCGTGA
- a CDS encoding YicC/YloC family endoribonuclease — translation MTGYGDASTQVDGMHFAVELRSLNNKYFKAALRLPESIAGLEAELEAALRKRVTRGSLTVTVKLRLSDAHAASRVNDAALLTYLDHLETIHSKISDHSVHIDLTQLLALPGVLQPSEDEESLVSHARPVVLKLLDQACDKLMAMRVREGKSLAEDLLTHRDLIRNRLEIIRERAPVVIDEYHQRLRSRIDELTAQAKMKIAEHDLIREVALFADRADICEELSRTAGHLEQFEQILDSKKDAPSGRTLDFLSQELLREANTIASKSNDATISRAIVEVKSAIDRIKEQVQNVE, via the coding sequence ATGACAGGCTACGGCGACGCGTCCACCCAGGTGGACGGCATGCACTTCGCAGTCGAACTGCGCAGCCTCAATAACAAATACTTCAAAGCCGCCCTCCGCCTGCCCGAGTCCATTGCGGGCCTCGAAGCCGAGCTCGAAGCCGCGCTGCGCAAACGCGTCACCCGCGGCTCGCTCACCGTCACCGTCAAGCTCCGCCTCAGCGACGCCCACGCCGCCAGCCGGGTCAACGACGCCGCACTGCTGACCTACCTCGACCACCTGGAAACCATCCACAGCAAGATCAGCGACCACTCGGTCCACATCGACCTGACGCAGTTGCTCGCCCTGCCCGGCGTGCTCCAGCCCAGCGAAGATGAAGAGTCACTGGTCAGCCACGCCCGGCCGGTCGTGCTCAAATTGCTCGACCAGGCGTGCGACAAGCTGATGGCCATGCGTGTACGGGAAGGTAAATCGCTCGCGGAAGACTTGCTCACGCATCGGGATCTGATCCGCAATCGTCTGGAAATCATTCGCGAACGCGCCCCGGTGGTCATTGACGAATATCATCAACGGCTGCGATCGCGCATCGACGAACTCACCGCCCAGGCGAAGATGAAAATCGCCGAGCACGACCTGATCCGCGAGGTAGCGCTCTTCGCCGACCGCGCGGACATCTGCGAGGAACTCAGCCGAACCGCCGGCCACCTGGAGCAGTTTGAACAGATTCTCGATTCGAAGAAAGACGCGCCCTCCGGCCGAACGCTGGACTTCCTCTCGCAGGAGCTGCTTCGCGAAGCGAACACCATCGCGAGCA
- the hisF gene encoding imidazole glycerol phosphate synthase subunit HisF produces MLSHRIIPCLDVHGGRVVKGVNFVDLRDAGDPVDVARAYDEAGADELVFLDITASHEKRGIMHDVVRRVAEQCFMPFTVGGGIRTIDDVTELVQAGAEKVSINTAAVVSPEIVQQTARRFGRCATVVNIDPKRVPADDYKQRTGRAGTPSERRGPDGQPMVFEVHTHGGRTPTGLDPIAWAKRVVELGAGEIVLTSMDADGVKTGYDVELTKLVGDAVDVPVVASGGCGSPAHMIDVLKQTRADAVLAASIFHYGEYTIAETKQQLAAAGLPVRV; encoded by the coding sequence GTGTTAAGTCATCGAATCATTCCGTGTCTGGACGTCCACGGCGGCCGAGTGGTCAAAGGCGTGAACTTCGTCGACCTGCGCGACGCAGGCGACCCCGTGGACGTCGCGCGCGCGTACGACGAGGCAGGCGCGGATGAGCTGGTGTTTCTCGACATCACCGCCAGCCACGAAAAGCGGGGCATCATGCACGATGTGGTGCGTCGCGTGGCGGAGCAGTGCTTCATGCCGTTTACGGTGGGGGGCGGGATTCGCACGATTGACGACGTGACCGAGCTGGTGCAGGCCGGGGCGGAAAAGGTGAGCATCAACACGGCCGCGGTGGTTTCGCCGGAGATCGTGCAGCAGACGGCCAGGCGGTTCGGCAGGTGCGCGACGGTGGTGAACATCGACCCCAAGCGCGTGCCGGCGGACGACTACAAGCAGCGTACCGGCCGGGCCGGGACGCCGAGCGAGCGGCGCGGGCCCGACGGTCAGCCGATGGTCTTCGAGGTGCACACGCATGGCGGGCGGACGCCTACGGGCCTGGACCCGATCGCGTGGGCGAAGCGTGTTGTGGAGCTGGGCGCGGGTGAGATCGTGCTCACGTCGATGGACGCCGACGGTGTGAAGACGGGTTACGACGTGGAGCTGACGAAACTCGTTGGCGACGCGGTGGACGTGCCCGTGGTGGCGTCGGGCGGGTGTGGCAGCCCGGCTCACATGATTGACGTGCTCAAGCAGACGCGGGCCGACGCGGTGCTGGCGGCGAGCATTTTTCACTATGGCGAGTACACGATCGCCGAGACGAAGCAGCAACTCGCCGCTGCGGGGCTGCCGGTGCGGGTTTGA
- the secG gene encoding preprotein translocase subunit SecG, giving the protein MFLTLSFLTSLLAIAFFATCLLMVLVILIQKPKGGGLGSAFGGGGGGGTETAAFGAKTGDVLTWVTVGCFVLFLLLAMGLTWTIRAEVAPDPITPVQQTAPAPGTTGTPGTPEAPAEGEGEAAPEADPEADLPQQAPVTPPPAHADPANDVPDEPVTDELLPEAPEQPAVPEDAEPLLEDEAENTNADDGAAEAEPTDD; this is encoded by the coding sequence ATGTTCCTCACGCTCTCCTTCCTGACATCGTTGCTGGCGATCGCCTTCTTTGCGACCTGCCTGCTCATGGTCCTCGTCATCCTCATCCAGAAGCCCAAGGGCGGCGGCCTCGGCAGCGCGTTCGGCGGCGGCGGCGGCGGCGGCACGGAAACCGCCGCGTTCGGCGCCAAGACCGGCGACGTGCTCACCTGGGTCACCGTCGGCTGCTTCGTCCTCTTCCTCCTGCTGGCGATGGGCCTGACCTGGACCATCCGCGCCGAGGTCGCCCCCGACCCGATCACCCCCGTTCAGCAGACCGCGCCCGCCCCCGGCACCACCGGCACCCCCGGCACGCCCGAAGCCCCGGCCGAGGGCGAGGGCGAAGCCGCACCCGAGGCCGACCCCGAAGCCGACCTCCCCCAACAGGCCCCCGTCACGCCGCCGCCGGCCCATGCCGACCCGGCCAACGACGTGCCGGACGAGCCGGTCACTGACGAACTGCTCCCCGAAGCCCCCGAGCAGCCGGCTGTGCCCGAAGACGCCGAGCCGCTGCTTGAAGACGAGGCCGAGAACACCAACGCCGACGACGGCGCCGCAGAGGCCGAGCCGACCGACGACTGA
- a CDS encoding VOC family protein has translation MASITGFHHVAIRVRDFDRSVAFYTEVLGFKPKIAWQDAPKRAIMLDTGDGNYLEIFERPEQAPPPADEGAILHFALRTDDTDAVLEKARAAGCQVTMEPKAVDIPNKLPGVETPVPVRIAFVKGPEGEIVEFFQNELT, from the coding sequence ATGGCAAGCATCACCGGCTTTCACCACGTTGCAATCCGCGTCCGCGACTTCGACCGATCCGTCGCGTTCTACACCGAAGTGCTCGGCTTCAAACCCAAGATCGCCTGGCAGGACGCCCCCAAGCGCGCGATCATGCTCGACACGGGCGATGGCAACTACCTCGAAATCTTCGAGCGCCCCGAGCAGGCCCCGCCCCCTGCGGACGAAGGCGCGATTCTCCACTTCGCCCTGCGCACCGACGACACGGACGCCGTGCTGGAAAAGGCCCGTGCCGCAGGCTGCCAGGTGACGATGGAGCCCAAGGCAGTAGATATCCCCAACAAGCTGCCCGGCGTCGAAACACCCGTACCCGTGCGCATCGCGTTCGTGAAGGGCCCCGAAGGCGAAATCGTGGAGTTCTTCCAGAACGAACTGACGTGA
- a CDS encoding thiol-disulfide oxidoreductase DCC family protein, which translates to MANGWTGGQYSLVRVLTAAIVAVVVGSAIAAGGVVQILVGLMLLMLAAAFAVGWRGREVTVALTLGLLLLTLLLDYPRVWESLAVLGPMVLVVMLAVHARLAWAGPTPYGSLDARGRLDPGGEWQFPSWLFRRLWLAMGLVYVGGGVLLLRDEAWRLAEALFYDDGQWAVLPWVGTMPEWLGRGLTWLLLGTWLAFGPLALSRRNRRLAWSLTLGVNLLVLPLAGYWALALALTAVHLLAFNPLWLPARPRSQPSTPPATVYYDGHCGLCHRWVRFVLAEDVKGEQFVLSPLDSEHFREHVSAAQRETLPDSIIVRRGDGELLVQSAAVLYILDRLGGLWRVAAMLGQALPAPLCDAVYSQIAAVRRRLFAQPTDACPMMPPTLRARFRI; encoded by the coding sequence ATGGCAAACGGATGGACGGGCGGACAATACAGCTTGGTGCGCGTGCTCACCGCCGCGATCGTCGCAGTGGTGGTGGGCAGCGCGATCGCGGCGGGCGGCGTGGTGCAGATACTTGTGGGGCTCATGCTGCTGATGCTCGCGGCGGCGTTTGCGGTCGGGTGGCGTGGGCGTGAGGTGACGGTGGCGCTCACATTGGGGCTGCTGTTGCTGACGCTGTTGCTGGACTACCCGCGCGTGTGGGAGAGCCTGGCGGTGCTCGGGCCGATGGTGCTGGTGGTGATGTTGGCGGTGCACGCTCGGCTGGCGTGGGCGGGGCCGACGCCGTACGGGTCGCTTGACGCGCGCGGCCGGTTGGATCCGGGGGGCGAGTGGCAGTTTCCATCGTGGCTGTTCCGCAGATTGTGGCTGGCGATGGGGTTGGTTTACGTCGGTGGGGGCGTGCTGCTGTTGCGCGACGAAGCGTGGCGGCTGGCGGAGGCGTTGTTTTATGACGATGGGCAATGGGCCGTGCTGCCCTGGGTGGGCACGATGCCCGAATGGTTGGGGCGCGGACTGACGTGGTTGCTGCTGGGCACATGGTTAGCGTTCGGGCCGTTGGCGCTGTCGCGGCGGAACCGTCGGCTGGCATGGTCGCTCACGCTGGGGGTGAACCTGCTCGTGCTGCCGTTGGCGGGGTACTGGGCGCTGGCGCTCGCGCTGACGGCGGTGCATCTGCTGGCGTTCAACCCGTTGTGGCTGCCGGCCCGGCCCCGGAGCCAACCATCGACGCCGCCGGCGACGGTGTACTACGACGGCCATTGCGGGCTATGCCATCGCTGGGTGCGGTTTGTGCTCGCGGAAGATGTGAAGGGTGAGCAGTTCGTGCTTTCGCCGTTGGACAGCGAACATTTTCGCGAGCACGTGTCGGCAGCGCAGCGCGAGACGCTGCCTGACTCGATCATCGTCCGCCGCGGCGATGGCGAACTGCTCGTACAGTCGGCGGCGGTGCTTTACATCCTCGATCGCCTCGGCGGGTTGTGGCGGGTGGCGGCGATGCTGGGCCAGGCATTGCCCGCGCCGTTGTGCGACGCGGTGTACAGCCAAATCGCGGCGGTTCGCCGACGGCTGTTCGCCCAGCCGACTGATGCGTGCCCGATGATGCCGCCCACACTGCGGGCGCGGTTTCGCATATAA
- a CDS encoding formylglycine-generating enzyme family protein has product MSLSLTPSNQPPKKACCTPGDRQAASATVAARQGSATADGSPVPMVDVPTAEPIRHADIGSTDGMIKLSGGTFRMGTDSDQQWEADGEGPVREVSVRPFYIDATCVTNAAFEKFVNDTGYRTDAEAFGWSFVFHTHLPSKFANRMKKTNAVVGLTWWIAVPGACWRKPFGERSDLKGLADYPVVHISWNDALRYAQWAGKRLPFEAEWEFAARGGHDQRIYPWGDELTPTGKHMCNIWQGKFPERDTAEDGFAGTCPVDAFPANDYGLHNTSGNVWEWCTEWFDPAWHVEASPETRDNPTGPLTNDGGQTHKLQKGGSYLCHRSYCNRYRVAARTGNMPDSTTTNAGFRCVRDV; this is encoded by the coding sequence ATGAGTCTTTCGCTTACTCCGTCCAACCAACCGCCGAAGAAAGCATGCTGCACGCCGGGCGATCGGCAGGCAGCGAGCGCGACGGTCGCGGCGCGGCAGGGCTCGGCCACGGCCGACGGCTCGCCGGTGCCGATGGTCGACGTACCGACCGCCGAGCCGATCCGCCACGCTGACATCGGCTCGACCGACGGCATGATCAAGCTGTCCGGCGGGACGTTTCGCATGGGCACGGACTCCGACCAGCAATGGGAGGCCGACGGCGAAGGGCCGGTGCGCGAGGTGAGCGTGCGGCCGTTTTATATCGATGCGACGTGTGTCACGAACGCCGCGTTTGAAAAGTTCGTCAATGACACCGGCTACCGGACCGACGCGGAGGCGTTCGGCTGGTCGTTCGTGTTTCATACGCACTTGCCGAGCAAGTTCGCCAATCGGATGAAGAAGACCAACGCGGTGGTCGGCTTGACGTGGTGGATCGCGGTGCCGGGGGCGTGTTGGCGTAAGCCGTTCGGCGAGCGGTCGGACCTGAAGGGGCTAGCGGACTATCCAGTGGTGCATATTTCGTGGAACGATGCGCTTCGCTACGCGCAGTGGGCGGGCAAGCGGCTGCCGTTTGAGGCCGAGTGGGAGTTCGCGGCGCGAGGCGGGCACGACCAGCGGATCTATCCGTGGGGCGATGAGCTGACGCCGACGGGCAAGCATATGTGCAACATCTGGCAGGGCAAGTTTCCCGAACGGGACACGGCCGAGGACGGGTTCGCCGGTACGTGTCCGGTTGATGCGTTCCCCGCGAACGACTACGGGCTGCATAACACGTCGGGCAACGTGTGGGAGTGGTGCACGGAGTGGTTCGACCCGGCGTGGCATGTCGAAGCGTCGCCTGAGACGCGTGACAACCCGACGGGGCCGCTGACGAACGATGGCGGGCAGACGCATAAGCTGCAGAAGGGCGGCAGCTATCTCTGTCACCGCAGCTACTGCAATCGCTACCGCGTAGCGGCGCGGACGGGGAACATGCCCGACAGCACGACAACGAACGCGGGGTTTCGCTGCGTGCGGGATGTGTGA
- the tpiA gene encoding triose-phosphate isomerase codes for MAERKTIVGGNWKMNTNRAEASDLAGAVSEGFTNGDQADVFVCPPFPYLIPVAERLSANNGNLVQLGAQNFYHEPNGAFTGEVSLAMLQDLGVSTVLTGHSERRHVIGETDVLINEKTLAALEAGLQVVLCIGETLEQREAGKTNFVNAAQLSYGLAGVTAEQMADVVIAYEPVWAIGTGKTATPEDAQKAHQFIREVLTHGMFNETVGQSVRIQYGGSMKPANAKELLSQPDIDGGLIGGAALKADDFLAIVNAG; via the coding sequence GTGGCCGAGCGCAAGACGATCGTAGGCGGTAACTGGAAGATGAACACCAACCGCGCCGAGGCCTCAGACCTCGCTGGCGCGGTGTCTGAGGGCTTTACCAACGGCGACCAGGCCGACGTGTTCGTCTGCCCGCCGTTTCCCTACCTCATCCCGGTCGCCGAGCGACTGTCGGCCAATAACGGCAACCTCGTGCAACTGGGCGCTCAGAACTTCTATCACGAGCCCAACGGCGCGTTCACCGGCGAGGTCAGCCTGGCCATGCTCCAGGACCTCGGCGTGTCCACCGTCCTCACCGGCCACAGCGAGCGTCGCCACGTGATCGGCGAAACCGATGTGCTGATTAACGAAAAGACACTTGCAGCGCTCGAAGCCGGGCTTCAGGTGGTTCTGTGCATCGGCGAAACGCTGGAACAGCGCGAGGCGGGCAAGACCAACTTCGTCAACGCCGCCCAGCTCAGCTACGGGCTCGCCGGCGTCACGGCCGAGCAGATGGCCGACGTCGTCATCGCCTACGAGCCGGTCTGGGCCATCGGTACCGGCAAGACCGCCACGCCCGAAGATGCTCAGAAGGCTCACCAGTTTATCCGTGAAGTGCTTACTCACGGGATGTTTAACGAAACTGTTGGCCAGAGTGTGCGTATTCAATATGGCGGCTCAATGAAGCCCGCCAACGCGAAAGAACTACTCAGCCAGCCTGACATCGACGGCGGCCTGATCGGCGGCGCAGCCCTGAAGGCCGACGACTTCCTCGCCATCGTCAACGCCGGCTAA
- a CDS encoding glucuronate isomerase, translating into MDRQQLQQLVSKTIEAQPVTDLHTHCYTPGFGHAADGTGKGLLLWGIDELVTYHYLVAEVYRIVPASELPYDKFWAMSKTEQADHIWKHVFVERTPISEACRGVLTTLKKLGLDPNEKTLEPYRKWFAQQDADSYIDKVMQIANVDSITMTNEVFSDHERGIWESNPAVGDDPRFEAVLRIDKLLRDWPAAVKCLAELGYEVTEQFSQQTIDETRRFLNDWLDRMKAVYVAMSLPPEFRYPDPQNKSGNTFIEKVLMPTLAERGLPWAMMIGSRMQVNPALKDAGDMVGKSDILSVVNLCARFPDNKFMVTMLSRENQHELCVAARKFGNLMLFGCWWFLNNPSIIEEMTRERIELLGTSFAPQHSDARILDQLIYKWDHSRKIIANVLVDKYADLVDAGYNVTADHVQRDARLLLRDNFRNFCQPTPATASA; encoded by the coding sequence ATGGATCGTCAGCAGCTACAGCAACTCGTGAGCAAGACCATCGAAGCCCAGCCGGTCACCGACCTGCACACCCACTGCTACACGCCCGGCTTCGGCCACGCGGCGGACGGCACGGGCAAGGGCCTGCTGCTGTGGGGCATCGACGAATTGGTGACCTACCACTACCTCGTCGCCGAGGTTTACCGCATCGTGCCCGCGAGCGAATTGCCTTACGACAAGTTCTGGGCGATGAGCAAGACCGAGCAGGCCGACCACATCTGGAAGCACGTCTTCGTCGAGCGCACGCCCATCAGCGAAGCCTGCCGTGGCGTGTTGACCACGCTGAAGAAGCTTGGTCTGGACCCGAACGAAAAGACGCTTGAGCCTTACCGCAAGTGGTTCGCGCAGCAGGATGCCGACAGCTACATCGACAAGGTGATGCAGATCGCCAACGTCGACAGCATCACGATGACCAACGAAGTTTTCTCCGACCACGAGCGAGGCATCTGGGAGTCGAACCCGGCCGTGGGCGACGACCCGCGATTCGAAGCCGTGCTTCGCATCGACAAGCTGCTTCGCGATTGGCCGGCGGCGGTGAAATGCCTCGCCGAGCTTGGCTATGAAGTCACCGAGCAGTTCAGTCAGCAGACGATCGACGAGACCCGCCGCTTCCTCAACGACTGGCTGGACCGGATGAAGGCGGTCTATGTCGCGATGAGCCTGCCGCCGGAGTTCCGCTACCCCGATCCGCAGAACAAGTCGGGCAACACGTTCATCGAGAAGGTGCTCATGCCGACGCTGGCCGAGCGTGGCCTGCCGTGGGCGATGATGATCGGCTCGCGCATGCAGGTGAACCCCGCGCTCAAGGACGCGGGCGACATGGTCGGCAAGTCCGACATCCTCAGCGTCGTCAACCTCTGCGCCCGCTTTCCCGACAACAAGTTCATGGTCACCATGCTCAGCCGGGAGAACCAGCACGAGCTTTGCGTCGCGGCCCGCAAGTTCGGCAACCTGATGTTGTTCGGCTGCTGGTGGTTCCTCAACAACCCGTCCATCATCGAAGAGATGACCCGCGAACGCATCGAACTGCTGGGCACGAGCTTCGCCCCGCAACACTCGGATGCGCGCATCCTCGACCAACTGATCTACAAGTGGGACCACTCGCGGAAGATCATCGCTAACGTGCTGGTCGACAAGTACGCCGACTTGGTCGACGCGGGCTACAACGTCACCGCCGATCATGTCCAGCGCGACGCCCGGCTACTGCTGCGTGACAACTTCCGCAACTTCTGCCAACCCACGCCCGCCACCGCGTCGGCGTAA